The following coding sequences are from one Candidatus Nitrosopumilus sp. SW window:
- a CDS encoding CopG family ribbon-helix-helix protein, whose product MPIVSISLNDEILSELDKLQSSMGFSGRSEAIRAGIRAFVSEEKQKSDLSGNIHAILLVVHNDEFDHVVSGITHNFEDLITTHLHSKIDKEKCMELFVIDGDAEKVSTMTKDFQINKNMDTVRLVAI is encoded by the coding sequence ATGCCCATAGTCTCAATTTCCCTAAATGATGAGATTCTATCAGAATTAGACAAACTGCAATCAAGTATGGGGTTCTCAGGTAGATCTGAGGCAATTAGGGCAGGAATTAGAGCATTTGTTTCAGAAGAAAAACAAAAATCAGATTTGTCAGGTAACATTCATGCAATTCTTTTGGTAGTACATAACGATGAGTTTGATCATGTTGTTTCAGGGATAACTCACAACTTTGAGGATTTGATTACAACACATCTTCACAGTAAAATTGACAAAGAAAAATGCATGGAGCTTTTTGTGATTGATGGAGATGCTGAAAAAGTTTCTACCATGACAAAAGATTTTCAGATAAACAAAAACATGGATACAGTTAGGCTAGTTGCAATCTAA
- a CDS encoding metal ABC transporter substrate-binding protein — translation MNRQTKLAIIAIAIVIPLSSLAVYGTNPNTDSTSFENSKLQVISSFNPLHEFAQNVGQDKVDAILLVPVGVEPHDWEPTIKDVQKMQTSDMIIINGIGFENWVEKLEENNYQGTIVDTSNGILVKDSEEDEHADEHDHELGDPHIWLNPVYAKIQVQNIADAFSKHDPENQQHYQSNAESYIQELDLLDSQIRNDLSNCSSDFIAFHDAFSYFADEYNLHQHTIISSTDSHGEATAKTLENVISTAKEHDIKIIFSEETVDTRTSETIAHEIGGKVLVLSPLEVASEGTYISKMKQNLENLQEALC, via the coding sequence GTGAACAGGCAAACAAAACTTGCGATAATTGCTATAGCTATAGTAATTCCATTAAGCTCGCTTGCAGTCTATGGAACTAATCCAAACACCGATTCAACATCTTTTGAGAATTCAAAACTACAAGTTATTTCATCATTTAATCCGTTACATGAATTCGCACAAAATGTTGGGCAAGACAAAGTTGATGCTATATTACTTGTTCCAGTTGGAGTCGAACCTCATGATTGGGAACCAACAATAAAAGATGTACAAAAAATGCAAACATCTGATATGATAATTATTAATGGAATTGGTTTTGAGAACTGGGTTGAGAAACTTGAGGAGAATAACTATCAAGGGACTATAGTTGACACAAGTAATGGAATTCTGGTAAAAGACTCTGAGGAAGATGAACATGCAGATGAACATGATCATGAATTAGGAGATCCTCATATTTGGTTAAACCCAGTTTATGCAAAAATTCAGGTTCAAAACATTGCAGATGCCTTTTCAAAACATGATCCAGAAAATCAACAACACTATCAATCCAATGCAGAATCGTATATTCAAGAACTGGATTTATTGGATTCTCAAATTCGAAATGATTTGTCTAATTGTAGTTCTGATTTTATTGCATTTCATGATGCTTTTTCTTATTTTGCTGATGAGTATAATCTGCATCAACATACAATCATTTCTTCAACTGATTCCCATGGGGAAGCTACTGCAAAAACATTAGAAAATGTAATTTCAACAGCTAAAGAACATGATATCAAAATAATTTTCAGTGAAGAAACAGTCGATACCAGAACTTCTGAAACCATTGCACATGAAATTGGTGGAAAAGTTTTGGTGTTATCTCCTTTAGAAGTTGCATCTGAAGGAACATACATTTCTAAAATGAAGCAAAATCTTGAAAATCTGCAGGAGGCCTTGTGTTGA
- a CDS encoding metal ABC transporter ATP-binding protein, translating into MLKVVEINNLSVQYPDVKALDDVSFVVNQGDFLGIIGPNGAGKSTLFDCMLGLNTKYKGKIKFFGEDIRNSKNHLKEIGYVPQKPIFEKNFPATVSDVVRMGLRNESDENKINEILQQLWIHELRNRRIGELSGGQLQRVFIAKALVNNPKILILDEPVTGIDQQSIELFYSILRELNSKQKITIIWSSHDLDAVNQLANHVACLNRTLFFHGESEKFFSDDELVKQYSEASMQEHMHHH; encoded by the coding sequence GTGTTGAAGGTAGTTGAGATTAACAATCTTTCAGTTCAATATCCTGATGTAAAAGCCCTTGATGACGTTAGTTTTGTGGTTAACCAAGGTGATTTTCTAGGTATAATTGGACCAAATGGTGCTGGAAAATCTACTCTTTTTGATTGCATGCTTGGACTCAATACAAAATACAAAGGTAAAATCAAATTTTTTGGTGAAGATATTAGAAATTCTAAAAATCATCTCAAAGAAATTGGTTATGTTCCTCAAAAACCAATCTTTGAAAAAAATTTTCCTGCAACTGTTAGTGATGTTGTTAGAATGGGATTAAGGAATGAATCTGATGAAAACAAAATTAATGAAATTTTACAACAGTTATGGATACATGAACTTCGCAATAGGAGAATAGGTGAATTATCTGGAGGACAATTACAACGAGTCTTTATTGCAAAAGCTTTGGTAAATAATCCTAAAATTTTGATTTTAGATGAACCTGTGACCGGAATTGATCAACAAAGTATCGAATTATTCTATAGCATCTTACGTGAATTAAATTCGAAACAAAAGATTACTATTATTTGGTCTTCTCATGATTTGGATGCAGTAAATCAATTAGCAAATCATGTTGCTTGTTTGAATAGAACTTTGTTTTTTCATGGAGAATCTGAAAAATTCTTTTCTGATGATGAACTTGTCAAACAATATTCTGAAGCATCGATGCAGGAGCATATGCATCATCATTAA
- a CDS encoding metal ABC transporter permease: MHRALISGIAIAILCSVVGLFLVLRRYSLFGDAIAHSSFGGIALGLLAGVYPLWTAYGVSIVSALIITRIKDRFNISGDASIAVLLSSGIAVGLVIIGLSGGFTIDIFSFLFGSILLVSVDDTILVLALTGAILIVILVLYRQILYSTFNEEQAKVSGIPVEKINYLIVFMAGITVVTSIQLVGVLLISALFVIPNVSAIMYGKGFKQTAIISMSFSIFSVVTGILVSYIFDITPAGTIVLISIGLLAGTMGIKSAGLLSKN; this comes from the coding sequence ATGCACAGAGCATTAATTTCTGGAATTGCCATTGCAATTCTTTGTTCAGTTGTAGGATTGTTTTTGGTTCTTAGACGATATTCTTTGTTTGGTGATGCAATTGCACATTCATCTTTTGGTGGAATTGCATTGGGTCTCTTGGCAGGAGTTTATCCGTTATGGACAGCTTATGGTGTATCAATTGTCAGTGCTTTAATCATTACAAGAATAAAAGACAGGTTCAATATTTCTGGTGATGCCTCAATTGCAGTGCTTTTGTCTTCAGGCATAGCAGTTGGGCTCGTAATTATTGGATTGTCTGGCGGATTTACAATTGATATCTTTAGTTTTCTCTTTGGTAGTATTCTACTTGTTAGTGTTGATGATACCATTCTGGTCCTTGCACTTACTGGCGCAATTCTAATTGTGATATTGGTATTGTATAGACAAATTCTTTATTCAACATTTAATGAAGAACAAGCTAAAGTTAGTGGAATTCCTGTAGAGAAAATAAATTATCTAATAGTGTTTATGGCTGGAATTACTGTTGTTACTTCAATTCAACTTGTTGGTGTTTTGTTAATTTCTGCCTTATTTGTAATTCCAAATGTTTCAGCAATAATGTATGGAAAAGGATTCAAACAAACTGCAATTATTTCGATGAGTTTTTCAATTTTTTCAGTTGTTACAGGAATTCTAGTCTCATACATTTTTGATATTACTCCTGCTGGAACAATCGTTTTAATTTCAATTGGATTGTTAGCTGGTACTATGGGAATAAAATCTGCTGGATTACTTTCTAAGAATTGA
- a CDS encoding CopD family protein, which translates to MQKFLIVLLIISFISVPFAAAHPFTEETIPSLTSNAPAGTTEVIVYFSEPVDINFSELRVFDTNGNQIDNKDTSYYEGESSLIITTPPLEDGVYTVSTKVLSKVDGHLVPDAFLFAVGDVVIDPSLLDVERPSELVFLPEAGARFPGLVGQTIVLGAVIASLIIWGTQNKQLIREEIDKIGNFHHGKFMSITGIGLVLIFISNILMIAVQSVRLEVSPLDAIQTDFGITWILRMSITIILLGIWFGLDRSKSLSKKNQIPLLGVMLALIATSSLIGHGAASGHTPALILDYIHNLVSGVWIGGIIYFVFILLPTFSQLKEVQREKMSLLMIPRFSIAFIIAVGVVIITGPTLMWFLESDIGLITESIYGQLIILKISIAAIIIAFGGFFQFKLQKNAEKNLQTGKISVHKKLKKSLKVDAVLGIILLGVVALITNGTLPAGEIQKVDAQEIVYGFKTLEFTENTKFDIDISPFSSGSNTILVKVSDFEGNPLHDSDQLKVKISNPSKNISPIEVPMEIVKQDENIPIEFQGELTFGFSGEWLVEVEAQRTENANESKLLNLLVKPRLSDIQTQIIEYELPEESKPLFPLYDGRDSLWISDASAPRLWEFSLETQEFKSYSFDGITTTFLTQDVDGKIWFVDTPRNQIGFIDPQTKEITTKTIPKLDPVISDNTPLFIKADFDGNIWVTIVNKDRIVKYIPESDEFEEIILPGKENLPFALELDVDGKVWFTTTGAGNIGYIDPKDNHITQFSNDPPLQGPEALLFDDEGNIWIAEHTGLAITKFNPVLETFERITVPNDEALPFGMTFDKYGNVWFAQHTIDSIGAYDPDNNNLIEIPVPSETSFIQFMTSDGENNVWFVEQQASKIGTIKMTEIPVIASQVQSSGEFELKYTELASPLIALGIIATSLFYVKNIQDKRRLNDLINS; encoded by the coding sequence ATGCAAAAGTTTCTCATTGTTTTATTAATAATATCATTTATTTCAGTTCCATTTGCAGCAGCACATCCATTTACTGAAGAAACAATTCCAAGTCTTACATCTAATGCACCAGCTGGAACAACAGAAGTAATTGTATACTTTTCAGAACCAGTTGACATTAACTTTAGTGAACTCAGAGTATTTGACACTAATGGAAATCAGATAGATAACAAAGACACTAGTTACTATGAAGGAGAATCATCTCTTATCATTACAACACCGCCGTTAGAAGATGGAGTTTACACTGTATCAACTAAAGTTCTCTCCAAAGTAGACGGACACCTTGTTCCAGATGCATTTTTGTTTGCAGTAGGTGATGTTGTAATTGATCCATCGCTACTAGATGTTGAAAGACCATCTGAACTTGTATTTTTACCTGAAGCTGGTGCTAGATTTCCAGGACTAGTAGGTCAAACGATTGTTTTAGGAGCAGTAATTGCATCCCTCATAATTTGGGGAACCCAGAACAAACAGCTAATTAGAGAAGAAATAGACAAAATTGGAAACTTTCATCATGGAAAGTTTATGTCAATTACAGGAATTGGACTGGTTTTAATTTTCATTTCAAATATTTTGATGATTGCAGTACAAAGTGTAAGATTAGAAGTTTCTCCACTTGATGCGATTCAGACGGATTTTGGAATAACATGGATTTTGAGAATGAGCATAACAATAATTTTACTAGGAATTTGGTTTGGACTTGATAGAAGCAAGTCTCTATCAAAAAAGAATCAAATTCCACTATTAGGAGTAATGCTTGCATTAATTGCAACTTCAAGTTTGATTGGTCATGGTGCTGCTAGTGGCCACACACCAGCATTGATACTTGATTATATTCACAATTTAGTTTCAGGAGTTTGGATTGGCGGAATAATTTATTTTGTTTTTATTTTATTGCCAACATTTTCTCAATTAAAAGAAGTACAGCGAGAAAAGATGAGTCTATTAATGATTCCACGATTCTCAATTGCGTTTATCATTGCAGTAGGAGTTGTAATAATTACAGGACCAACATTAATGTGGTTCCTAGAAAGTGATATTGGATTAATTACTGAATCAATTTATGGTCAATTAATTATTCTAAAGATATCTATTGCAGCAATAATAATTGCGTTTGGTGGATTTTTCCAATTCAAGTTACAAAAAAATGCTGAGAAAAATCTTCAAACGGGAAAAATTTCTGTTCATAAAAAATTAAAAAAATCACTCAAAGTTGATGCGGTATTAGGAATCATACTCTTGGGAGTGGTCGCATTAATTACAAATGGAACATTACCTGCAGGAGAGATTCAAAAAGTTGATGCACAAGAAATTGTTTATGGTTTCAAAACACTAGAATTTACCGAAAATACAAAATTTGACATTGACATTTCACCATTTTCAAGTGGTTCAAACACAATTCTAGTTAAGGTTAGTGACTTTGAAGGAAATCCACTACATGATTCGGATCAATTAAAAGTCAAGATATCAAATCCATCAAAGAACATCTCACCAATAGAAGTTCCAATGGAAATTGTAAAACAAGACGAGAACATACCAATAGAATTTCAGGGAGAATTAACATTTGGATTTTCAGGAGAATGGTTAGTTGAGGTTGAAGCACAAAGAACTGAGAATGCAAATGAATCAAAGCTTTTGAATTTACTAGTAAAACCAAGACTATCAGATATTCAAACACAAATAATTGAGTACGAGTTGCCGGAAGAATCAAAACCACTTTTCCCATTGTATGATGGACGAGACTCACTTTGGATAAGTGATGCATCAGCCCCACGTTTGTGGGAATTTTCACTTGAAACTCAAGAATTCAAATCATATTCATTTGATGGAATAACTACAACATTTCTTACTCAAGATGTAGATGGAAAAATTTGGTTTGTAGATACGCCCAGAAATCAAATTGGATTCATAGATCCTCAGACAAAAGAGATTACAACAAAAACAATTCCAAAACTTGATCCTGTTATTTCAGATAACACTCCACTTTTCATAAAAGCAGACTTTGATGGAAATATTTGGGTTACAATTGTTAACAAAGATAGAATTGTAAAATACATACCAGAAAGTGACGAGTTTGAAGAAATCATTTTACCAGGAAAAGAGAATTTGCCATTTGCTTTAGAACTTGATGTAGATGGAAAAGTATGGTTTACAACAACAGGTGCAGGAAATATTGGATACATTGATCCAAAGGATAATCACATAACTCAATTTTCAAACGATCCTCCATTACAAGGACCCGAAGCATTGCTCTTTGATGATGAAGGAAATATTTGGATTGCAGAGCACACAGGCCTGGCAATTACCAAATTTAATCCAGTTTTAGAGACATTTGAAAGAATTACTGTGCCTAATGACGAAGCACTACCATTTGGTATGACATTTGATAAATATGGAAATGTATGGTTTGCTCAACACACCATAGACAGTATCGGTGCATATGATCCTGACAATAATAATTTGATTGAAATTCCTGTACCTTCTGAAACATCTTTTATACAATTCATGACATCAGATGGAGAGAACAATGTTTGGTTTGTAGAACAACAAGCAAGTAAAATAGGTACAATAAAGATGACAGAAATTCCAGTTATTGCATCACAGGTTCAATCATCAGGAGAATTTGAATTAAAGTATACAGAACTTGCATCACCACTAATCGCATTAGGAATTATTGCTACATCTCTATTTTATGTCAAAAACATTCAAGATAAACGAAGATTAAATGATTTGATCAATTCTTAG
- a CDS encoding PEFG-CTERM sorting domain-containing protein, which produces MKTIAICSFFVLFAMVAGLVATTPAAYADHSEVTIVPASGSGAPGCEETADGCYIPSTATVDVGGVVIMSNTDTAAHTFTSGTPDDGPDGVFDTSLLMAGSSFEWTPTTVGEQPYFCMVHPWMQGLIIVQEAGAEEADDHGDEMMMPSGDATATGMLSDGTMVSIWASTPTAGEVMEISIAFDGAEHVNHDISVTQNGNEVLNDEGAHHHDGTGMHTTAPLSSSDPVDITVTFQGYGIDDPKTGPIGEEVVFTNVVPEFGTIAMMILAVAIISIVAVTAKSRVIPRF; this is translated from the coding sequence ATGAAGACTATAGCAATTTGCTCTTTCTTCGTACTATTTGCTATGGTAGCTGGATTAGTTGCAACAACACCAGCTGCATATGCAGATCATTCAGAAGTCACAATCGTCCCAGCATCAGGTTCTGGTGCACCAGGTTGTGAAGAAACCGCAGATGGATGTTACATTCCAAGTACTGCAACAGTTGATGTTGGCGGTGTTGTAATCATGTCAAACACTGACACTGCAGCACACACATTCACTTCAGGAACTCCAGATGATGGACCAGATGGTGTCTTTGACACCAGTCTATTGATGGCTGGAAGTTCATTTGAGTGGACTCCAACAACTGTAGGTGAACAACCTTACTTCTGTATGGTACATCCTTGGATGCAAGGTTTGATCATAGTACAAGAAGCAGGAGCTGAAGAAGCTGACGATCATGGTGATGAAATGATGATGCCATCAGGTGATGCAACCGCAACAGGTATGTTATCAGATGGTACAATGGTTTCAATTTGGGCTTCAACACCAACTGCAGGCGAAGTAATGGAGATCTCTATTGCATTTGATGGTGCAGAACATGTGAATCACGACATTAGTGTTACACAAAATGGTAATGAAGTACTAAACGATGAAGGCGCACATCATCACGATGGCACAGGTATGCATACAACAGCACCACTAAGTTCTTCTGATCCAGTAGACATTACTGTTACCTTCCAAGGTTATGGTATTGATGATCCTAAAACAGGACCAATTGGCGAAGAAGTAGTATTTACAAACGTTGTTCCAGAATTTGGAACAATTGCAATGATGATACTAGCTGTTGCAATCATAAGCATCGTAGCAGTTACTGCAAAATCTAGAGTAATTCCAAGATTTTAG
- a CDS encoding CFI-box-CTERM domain-containing protein, whose product MKILFALLLIPLLIIPAFAETQTLPTDKNTLDVKLTYDEIEPGVQTKINIDFINPQTQKVQEHIDYTVSVSKEGETVFGPIPLTHTSVGSVKIPIEFNLGEGLYSMDFEIEGILFQPIPKETVSFDILVGEANAQPITPPEDEKPNAENGGCLIATATFGSELAPQVQQLRELRDNTVLKTNSGIAFMTTFNQFYYSFSPAVADFEREQPLFKEVMKVTLTPMLSSLSLLNHVDIDSEQEMLGYGISIVLLNLGLYVGIPIFGILKLYQFRKN is encoded by the coding sequence ATGAAGATTCTTTTTGCTTTACTTCTTATTCCACTTTTAATTATTCCAGCATTTGCTGAAACTCAAACATTACCTACAGATAAGAATACTTTGGATGTCAAATTAACATACGATGAAATTGAGCCAGGCGTTCAAACAAAGATCAACATAGATTTTATCAATCCACAAACTCAAAAAGTTCAAGAGCATATTGACTATACAGTATCTGTATCAAAAGAGGGTGAAACTGTATTTGGCCCAATTCCACTCACACATACATCTGTAGGTTCTGTAAAAATTCCAATAGAGTTCAACCTTGGTGAAGGGTTGTATTCAATGGACTTTGAAATTGAGGGAATCTTGTTCCAACCAATTCCAAAAGAAACAGTATCTTTTGATATTCTAGTAGGTGAAGCAAACGCACAACCAATCACACCACCAGAAGATGAGAAACCTAATGCGGAAAATGGTGGTTGTCTCATTGCAACTGCAACATTTGGCTCAGAACTTGCACCACAAGTACAACAACTAAGAGAACTTAGAGACAATACGGTTCTAAAAACAAATTCAGGAATTGCATTTATGACAACTTTTAATCAATTTTACTATTCATTCTCACCTGCTGTTGCAGACTTTGAAAGAGAACAACCATTATTCAAAGAAGTTATGAAAGTAACACTAACTCCAATGTTATCATCATTGTCATTACTAAATCATGTAGATATTGATTCTGAACAAGAGATGTTAGGATATGGAATCTCTATAGTACTACTAAATCTTGGATTGTATGTTGGAATTCCAATATTTGGAATTCTAAAGTTGTACCAGTTTAGAAAAAACTAA
- a CDS encoding peptidase codes for MYNKFALFITIIGIFTIPALVPDVFGHGLGGDQAPALTFGDMEVTVRTQLDPSDITVGEIDTANMQIRFFDTLTDTNLDKVTYRVEVWQSGELLARNLFYDLDGRLDVKIKPNPVCNELKPEECTVYGGSEHVSAPGALFVQGTECNDDNLDICARPSMTGPIFVKGGLYKIRVDIEAATSPRTVLANLLSYETFVSVAQEQNFFIKTASAEEIPVVVKTYYDDVENFKFDQSDNSISFDMAFDWNPDYIDQVQVVHEEVRVPKTFAPYAEGKQFKGYVNGVEIDQRALLNDPYSYDDTNIVHFLITNQELQKINETLGESNYNNPKMDLKLVPLSSVEKQSTEFYLVDTTNYEPVPTTVNISWDGSYGAGDEIPFEIAFFDENRDLIRDMKYVVSFIDENDKVLETFVGDDPKMPGIVASEGIDVKKIYVPSQGVYRIDVRALGTGLSYDETYAGIGSGIIELGPSMGKVTPTPEVQPPTAIPAWIKNNAEWWAAGQIDDDSFVQGIQYLVKENILKIPPTSQGQGTGSNEIPAWIKNNAEWWAAGQIDDDSFIQGIQFLIKEGIMRVQS; via the coding sequence TTGTATAACAAGTTTGCATTATTCATAACAATAATTGGAATTTTCACAATACCTGCGCTAGTCCCTGATGTTTTTGGACATGGCTTAGGAGGAGATCAAGCACCTGCTCTCACATTTGGTGATATGGAAGTAACTGTACGAACACAATTGGATCCTTCCGACATTACTGTAGGTGAAATTGATACTGCTAATATGCAAATTCGTTTCTTTGATACTTTGACTGACACAAATCTTGACAAGGTAACCTATAGAGTTGAAGTTTGGCAAAGTGGTGAGCTTTTAGCAAGAAATCTTTTCTATGATTTAGATGGGAGACTGGATGTAAAAATTAAACCAAATCCTGTATGTAATGAACTTAAACCTGAAGAATGTACTGTATATGGGGGTTCTGAACACGTTAGTGCACCTGGTGCATTGTTTGTTCAGGGCACAGAATGTAATGATGATAACTTAGACATTTGTGCAAGACCTTCTATGACTGGACCAATTTTTGTAAAAGGTGGTTTATATAAAATACGGGTTGATATTGAAGCTGCTACTAGTCCCAGAACTGTATTGGCTAATCTACTAAGTTACGAAACTTTTGTTAGTGTTGCTCAAGAACAAAATTTCTTCATAAAAACTGCAAGTGCTGAAGAAATTCCTGTGGTTGTAAAAACATACTATGACGATGTTGAAAATTTCAAATTTGATCAGTCAGATAATTCAATTTCATTTGATATGGCATTTGACTGGAATCCTGATTATATTGATCAAGTCCAAGTTGTTCATGAAGAAGTTAGAGTTCCAAAGACTTTTGCACCCTATGCAGAAGGTAAACAATTCAAAGGATATGTCAATGGTGTAGAAATTGATCAAAGAGCATTACTAAATGATCCATATTCCTATGATGATACTAACATTGTTCATTTTCTAATTACTAATCAAGAATTACAGAAAATTAACGAAACATTAGGTGAATCCAACTATAATAATCCGAAAATGGATTTGAAACTTGTTCCACTTAGTTCAGTAGAAAAACAATCTACTGAATTTTATCTTGTAGATACAACAAACTATGAACCTGTTCCAACAACTGTAAACATCTCATGGGATGGAAGTTATGGTGCAGGTGATGAAATTCCTTTTGAGATTGCATTCTTTGATGAAAATAGAGACCTTATTCGAGATATGAAATATGTTGTATCCTTTATTGATGAAAATGACAAAGTCTTAGAGACATTTGTAGGAGATGACCCAAAGATGCCAGGAATTGTAGCTAGTGAGGGAATTGATGTAAAAAAAATCTATGTTCCATCTCAAGGAGTCTATAGAATTGATGTTAGAGCTTTAGGTACTGGATTATCTTATGATGAGACTTATGCTGGAATTGGTTCAGGAATAATTGAACTTGGACCTAGTATGGGAAAGGTTACACCAACACCTGAAGTACAGCCCCCTACAGCGATTCCTGCATGGATTAAGAACAATGCAGAGTGGTGGGCTGCAGGACAAATAGATGATGATTCATTTGTTCAAGGAATTCAATATTTAGTTAAAGAAAATATTCTAAAGATTCCACCAACATCTCAAGGTCAAGGAACTGGATCTAATGAAATTCCTGCATGGATTAAGAACAATGCAGAGTGGTGGGCTGCAGGACAAATAGATGATGATTCATTCATTCAAGGAATTCAATTCTTGATTAAAGAAGGAATCATGAGAGTCCAATCATAA
- a CDS encoding peptidase has product MEKKFVKKIQTSGHNLKNLFLLFFLPLLFVFTFDSAFGHGVGSETFPPVDLNGKQVTLEISSSQSDPEENDDQQISISMIDFDSKITLRDVTFHIKAEKGSQFLFEREFKADNGFLVFNFVSEDNDSITIEEESESNVFGSLLGLDSRLIHVKGPKLSEGGLYKFDISILTADGYSKTLEEPLIFNAGISIAQTSRHDFIDPNFGDQNIHVVTYYDEISDFEYDPDLKEIRYSMPFEWSYTNINQTSVVHEELVIPKTFGDLLVSGFTMFVNGVQLSDDVTTIDDFFSDGRIVHFIIYQKELVNVLENGANDNGMNFVIKPNRDYPHLSSVTENGQFRILVSWEPENLKSNSNAKIIFDVTDVFLKNKPVSTNYQFSVTQNNKIIYQQSGTSTDSREEHNVAEFMIPQDITGIVNLNFYNLDNNDLARTTIPIVIDRVTSQKEITIPDWIRNNALWWSEEQIDDNTFVQGIEYLITNKIIVIPPTQQEDSGSQEIPSWIRNNAAWWAAGQIDDQTFVQGLEFLIQKGIIRV; this is encoded by the coding sequence ATGGAAAAGAAATTCGTAAAAAAGATCCAAACAAGTGGACATAACTTGAAAAATCTATTTCTGTTATTTTTCCTGCCATTGTTGTTTGTATTTACATTTGATAGTGCATTTGGTCATGGTGTAGGAAGCGAAACGTTTCCTCCAGTAGATCTTAATGGAAAACAAGTGACTCTCGAAATCTCTTCATCCCAAAGTGATCCTGAAGAAAATGATGATCAACAGATTTCTATTTCAATGATTGATTTTGATTCTAAAATCACTTTACGTGATGTTACTTTTCATATAAAAGCTGAAAAAGGAAGCCAATTTCTTTTTGAAAGAGAATTCAAAGCAGATAATGGTTTTCTAGTATTCAATTTTGTTTCAGAAGACAATGATTCTATTACTATTGAGGAAGAAAGTGAGAGCAATGTATTTGGTTCTTTATTGGGATTGGATAGCAGATTAATTCATGTAAAGGGTCCAAAACTCAGCGAAGGAGGATTATACAAATTTGATATTAGTATACTTACTGCTGATGGCTATTCAAAAACACTTGAAGAACCATTGATATTCAATGCAGGAATTTCAATTGCTCAAACATCTAGACATGATTTTATTGATCCAAATTTTGGAGACCAGAATATTCATGTAGTTACATATTATGACGAAATTTCTGACTTTGAATATGATCCTGATTTAAAAGAAATTAGATACTCTATGCCTTTTGAATGGAGTTATACCAACATCAATCAAACATCAGTTGTACATGAAGAACTAGTTATTCCAAAAACCTTTGGTGATTTACTTGTGTCTGGATTTACCATGTTTGTTAATGGTGTTCAACTCTCTGATGATGTAACAACAATAGATGATTTTTTTTCTGATGGTCGTATAGTTCATTTCATTATTTACCAAAAAGAGTTAGTCAATGTTCTTGAAAATGGTGCAAATGATAATGGTATGAATTTTGTAATTAAACCAAACAGAGACTATCCTCATTTGAGTTCAGTTACTGAAAATGGACAATTTAGAATTCTTGTATCTTGGGAACCTGAAAATCTCAAATCTAATTCAAATGCAAAAATAATCTTTGATGTAACTGATGTATTCTTGAAAAATAAACCTGTTTCAACAAATTATCAATTTTCAGTTACCCAAAACAACAAAATAATTTATCAACAAAGTGGAACTAGCACTGATTCGCGAGAAGAACACAATGTAGCAGAATTTATGATTCCGCAAGATATCACAGGAATTGTTAATCTGAATTTTTATAATTTAGATAATAATGATCTTGCTAGAACAACTATTCCAATTGTTATTGATAGAGTTACATCTCAAAAAGAAATTACAATTCCTGATTGGATTAGAAACAATGCATTATGGTGGTCTGAAGAACAAATTGATGACAATACTTTCGTTCAAGGAATTGAATATCTGATTACAAACAAAATCATTGTAATTCCACCAACACAACAAGAAGATTCAGGATCTCAAGAAATCCCCTCATGGATTAGAAACAACGCAGCCTGGTGGGCTGCAGGTCAGATAGATGACCAAACATTTGTTCAGGGATTGGAGTTTTTGATTCAAAAAGGAATCATTCGTGTTTGA